A window from Setaria italica strain Yugu1 chromosome VIII, Setaria_italica_v2.0, whole genome shotgun sequence encodes these proteins:
- the LOC101767412 gene encoding xylanase inhibitor protein 1: protein MAVIRGKSSLCLAALLSVSIILACPAMAELGNQTGQVTVFWGRHKDEGSLREACDSGMYTGVIMSFLNVHGHGRYHLDLSGHELAGIGDDVKHCQSVGVPVSLSIRGNYSLPSNQSGESALDLSDHIWNAYLAGFRKGMRRPFGDAKLDGVDLFLERGTPAKNYGVLARELAKRNMGGGNRKPIQLTATLPCSFTNNPIDGDVPITRGIYERIHVRFFDNDGHADCNAYSEEVWDSWTAAYPSSRIFLGLPASPEAAKEGYLYPKSLYYGVLPAVQKAANYGGVMLWDRYYDERSNYSSYVKRWA from the coding sequence ATGGCGGTCATACGCGGGAAGTCATCCCTTTGTCTGGCCGCACTTCTCTCTGTATCGATCATCCTTGCTTGCCCGGCCATGGCAGAGCTGGGGAACCAGACCGGGCAGGTGACCGTCTTCTGGGGTCGGCACAAGGACGAGGGCTCCCTGCGCGAGGCCTGCGACTCCGGCATGTACACCGGCGTCATCATGTCCTTCCTCAACGTCCACGGCCATGGAAGGTACCACCTCGACCTCTCAGGCCACGAACTCGCTGGCATCGGCGACGACGTCAAGCACTGCCAGTCCGTCGGCGTCCCCGTCTCCCTCTCAATCCGAGGTAACTACTCGCTCCCTAGCAACCAGTCCGGCGAGTCCGCACTGGACCTCTCCGACCACATCTGGAACGCCTACCTCGCCGGCTTCCGCAAGGGCATGCGCCGCCCCTTCGGCGATGCCAAGCTCGACGGCGTTGACCTTTTCCTCGAGCGAGGAACCCCGGCGAAGAACTACGGCGTGCTTGCCAGGGAGCTCGCCAAGCGCAACATGGGCGGCGGGAACCGGAAGCCCATCCAGCTCACGGCGACACTGCCCTGTTCCTTCACGAACAACCCCATCGACGGAGATGTGCCGATCACCAGGGGGATCTACGAGCGCATCCACGTCCGGTTCTTCGACAACGATGGGCACGCTGACTGCAACGCATACAGCGAGGAGGTGTGGGATAGCTGGACGGCGGCGTACCCGTCCAGCCGGATCTTCCTTGGTCTGCCTGCATCGCCGGAGGCGGCGAAGGAAGGCTACCTGTACCCCAAAAGCCTCTACTATGGTGTGCTCCCGGCGGTGCAGAAGGCGGCTAACTATGGCGGTGTCATGCTCTGGGATCGGTACTACGATGAACGCAGCAACTACAGCAGCTATGTCAAAAGGTGGGCTTGA
- the LOC101767812 gene encoding zinc finger CCCH domain-containing protein 63 isoform X2, which yields MAAPSAGAGGGGGAAGEGSSSSAAAAAAAATIGAHGVDQVAEAMWQMNLGEAVELGPYPERVGEPDCSYYMRTGMCRFGMTCKFNHPADRKLAVAAARMKGEYPQRSGQPECQYYLKTGTCKFGATCKFHHPREKAAMATRVQLNELGYPFRPNEKECAYYLRTGQCKFGSTCKFHHPQPSTMMVAVRGSGYSPGQSATSPGQHAYQGAVTSWPLSRSASFIASPRWPGHSSYAQVIVPPGLVQVPGWSPYTIGSSSSDDQQQTPGAAQYYTGSRQSGTPGMGDQGMFSSYQAGSVPVGLYAVQRENVFPERPDQPECQFYMKTGDCKFGAVCKFHHPRERIIPTPNCALSSLGLPLRPGEPICSFYSRYGMCKFGPNCKFDHPLGTVMFGHASSPTGEVPTSRRMLAHVPSHPEVSPDSGSGRSRRISHSDSQQIPPGERSTEREAS from the exons ATGGCTGCGccgtccgccggcgccgggggtgggggcggcgccgcgggggagggctcctcctcctcggccgccgcggctgcaGCAGCTGCGACGATCGGGGCCCACGGGGTCGACCAAG TTGCAGAAGCGATGTGGCAGATGAACTTAGGAGAAGCTGTGGAACTGGGGCCATACCCAGAGCGTGTTGGTGAGCCAGACTGTAGTTATTACATGAGGACTGGCATGTGCAGGTTTGGGATGACCTGTAAATTTAATCATCCAGCAGATAGGAAGCTG GCTGTTGCTGCTGCAAGAATGAAGGGAGAATATCCTCAAAGAAGTGGCCAGCCTGAATGTCAA TACTATCTGAAGACTGGCACATGCAAGTTTGGAGCAACTTGCAAGTTTCACCACCCCCGAGAAAAGGCTGCAATGGCAACTCGAGTTCAGTTGAACGAATTGGGGTATCCATTCCGCCCG AATGAAAAGGAATGTGCTTATTATTTAAGAACAGGGCAGTGCAAGTTTGGAAGCACATGTAAGTTTCACCATCCACAACCATCTACCATGATGGTTGCAGTACGTGGCTCTGGTTATTCACCTGGACAGTCTGCAACTTCTCCTGGCCAACATGCTTACCAAGGGGCTGTAACAAGCTGGCCTTTGTCAAGATCTGCTTCTTTCATTGCAAGCCCAAGGTGGCCAGGTCATTCAAGCTATGCACAAGTGATTGTTCCTCCAGGGCTTGTTCAGGTCCCAGGGTGGAGTCCTTACACT ATTGGTTCTTCATCCTCAGATGACCAACAACAGACACCCGGAGCTGCCCAATACTATACTGGTTCACGCCAGAGTGGAACACCTGGCATGGGTGATCAAGGAATGTTTTCATCATACCAAGCTGGTTCAGTTCCTGTTGGACTTTATGCAGTACAGAGGGAGAATGTGTTTCCAGAGAGACCTGACCAACCTGAATGCCAGTTCTATATGAAGACTGGAGACTGTAAGTTTGGTGCTGTATGCAAGTTCCATCATCCCAGGGAGCGAATAATTCCTACTCCCAATTGTGCGCTGAGTTCATTGGGCCTACCCCTGCGCCCG GGAGAGCCCATTTGCAGTTTCTATTCTCGCTATGGCATGTGCAAGTTCGGTCCAAATTGCAAATTCGATCATCCATTAGGAACCGTCATGTTCGGCCATGCTTCATCACCAACTGGCGAGGTCCCAACTTCTCGGCGTATGCTGGCACATGTACCATCGCATCCAGAAGTATCACCTGACAGCGGCTCGGGAAGGTCGCGGAGGATTTCCCATTCAGATTCCCAGCAAATACCCCCAGGTGAAAGGAGCACTGAGAGAGAGGCGTCCTAA
- the LOC101767812 gene encoding zinc finger CCCH domain-containing protein 63 isoform X1: MAAPSAGAGGGGGAAGEGSSSSAAAAAAAATIGAHGVDQVAEAMWQMNLGEAVELGPYPERVGEPDCSYYMRTGMCRFGMTCKFNHPADRKLAVAAARMKGEYPQRSGQPECQYYLKTGTCKFGATCKFHHPREKAAMATRVQLNELGYPFRPNEKECAYYLRTGQCKFGSTCKFHHPQPSTMMVAVRGSGYSPGQSATSPGQHAYQGAVTSWPLSRSASFIASPRWPGHSSYAQVIVPPGLVQVPGWSPYTAQIGSSSSDDQQQTPGAAQYYTGSRQSGTPGMGDQGMFSSYQAGSVPVGLYAVQRENVFPERPDQPECQFYMKTGDCKFGAVCKFHHPRERIIPTPNCALSSLGLPLRPGEPICSFYSRYGMCKFGPNCKFDHPLGTVMFGHASSPTGEVPTSRRMLAHVPSHPEVSPDSGSGRSRRISHSDSQQIPPGERSTEREAS, encoded by the exons ATGGCTGCGccgtccgccggcgccgggggtgggggcggcgccgcgggggagggctcctcctcctcggccgccgcggctgcaGCAGCTGCGACGATCGGGGCCCACGGGGTCGACCAAG TTGCAGAAGCGATGTGGCAGATGAACTTAGGAGAAGCTGTGGAACTGGGGCCATACCCAGAGCGTGTTGGTGAGCCAGACTGTAGTTATTACATGAGGACTGGCATGTGCAGGTTTGGGATGACCTGTAAATTTAATCATCCAGCAGATAGGAAGCTG GCTGTTGCTGCTGCAAGAATGAAGGGAGAATATCCTCAAAGAAGTGGCCAGCCTGAATGTCAA TACTATCTGAAGACTGGCACATGCAAGTTTGGAGCAACTTGCAAGTTTCACCACCCCCGAGAAAAGGCTGCAATGGCAACTCGAGTTCAGTTGAACGAATTGGGGTATCCATTCCGCCCG AATGAAAAGGAATGTGCTTATTATTTAAGAACAGGGCAGTGCAAGTTTGGAAGCACATGTAAGTTTCACCATCCACAACCATCTACCATGATGGTTGCAGTACGTGGCTCTGGTTATTCACCTGGACAGTCTGCAACTTCTCCTGGCCAACATGCTTACCAAGGGGCTGTAACAAGCTGGCCTTTGTCAAGATCTGCTTCTTTCATTGCAAGCCCAAGGTGGCCAGGTCATTCAAGCTATGCACAAGTGATTGTTCCTCCAGGGCTTGTTCAGGTCCCAGGGTGGAGTCCTTACACT GCGCAGATTGGTTCTTCATCCTCAGATGACCAACAACAGACACCCGGAGCTGCCCAATACTATACTGGTTCACGCCAGAGTGGAACACCTGGCATGGGTGATCAAGGAATGTTTTCATCATACCAAGCTGGTTCAGTTCCTGTTGGACTTTATGCAGTACAGAGGGAGAATGTGTTTCCAGAGAGACCTGACCAACCTGAATGCCAGTTCTATATGAAGACTGGAGACTGTAAGTTTGGTGCTGTATGCAAGTTCCATCATCCCAGGGAGCGAATAATTCCTACTCCCAATTGTGCGCTGAGTTCATTGGGCCTACCCCTGCGCCCG GGAGAGCCCATTTGCAGTTTCTATTCTCGCTATGGCATGTGCAAGTTCGGTCCAAATTGCAAATTCGATCATCCATTAGGAACCGTCATGTTCGGCCATGCTTCATCACCAACTGGCGAGGTCCCAACTTCTCGGCGTATGCTGGCACATGTACCATCGCATCCAGAAGTATCACCTGACAGCGGCTCGGGAAGGTCGCGGAGGATTTCCCATTCAGATTCCCAGCAAATACCCCCAGGTGAAAGGAGCACTGAGAGAGAGGCGTCCTAA